A window from Nitrospira sp. ND1 encodes these proteins:
- a CDS encoding response regulator transcription factor produces the protein MEKIKVLIADDHRVVREGLAAILKTKDDINVVGEAQDGVEAVEKTKTLMPDVILMDVSMPRMGGIEATRQIKREFPHMGIVALTMYEEQQYIFDLVRAGATGYLLKDSESSQIVAAIRAIYRGESLIHPSVASKILAEFSLMSQKKGKKPAWVEHDLTEREITVLRLVADGKTNKEIANNLDLSEKTVKNHVRNIFHKLQVYDRTQAAILAIRKGLIELEPRP, from the coding sequence ATGGAAAAAATTAAGGTACTGATCGCTGATGATCACCGCGTGGTGCGCGAAGGCCTGGCGGCCATCCTCAAGACCAAAGACGACATCAACGTGGTGGGCGAAGCGCAAGACGGCGTGGAAGCCGTGGAGAAAACCAAAACTCTCATGCCGGACGTCATTCTCATGGATGTCAGCATGCCCCGCATGGGCGGCATCGAAGCCACCCGTCAAATCAAGCGGGAATTCCCTCACATGGGCATCGTGGCGCTGACGATGTATGAAGAGCAGCAATACATCTTCGATCTCGTGCGCGCCGGCGCCACCGGGTATCTATTGAAAGACTCTGAGTCCTCACAAATCGTGGCGGCCATCCGGGCGATCTACCGGGGCGAGTCGCTTATTCATCCGTCGGTCGCCAGTAAGATCCTGGCCGAGTTCTCCCTCATGTCCCAGAAGAAGGGCAAGAAGCCGGCTTGGGTTGAACACGATTTGACTGAACGCGAAATCACGGTCCTGCGCCTCGTCGCAGACGGGAAGACCAACAAAGAAATCGCCAACAACTTGGATCTCAGCGAGAAGACGGTGAAAAACCACGTCCGCAATATCTTTCACAAACTGCAGGTGTATGACCGGACCCAGGCCGCGATTCTGGCCATCCGCAAAGGGCTGATCGAATTGGAACCGAGACCCTAA
- the lpxC gene encoding UDP-3-O-acyl-N-acetylglucosamine deacetylase, with the protein MRFQQTIGSPVSCSGVGLHSGQPVTLTLRPAPPNTGIVFVYRNGSEETLLPAAVSNKVPTELCTAISVNGRQVKTIEHLLSALVGMEVDNVYAEVDAGEVPVLDGSASPFVRLIRAAGVIPQTRRQSYVKITQPIEVVDGARRVRIEPSSTPKITYSIHYDHPLIQTQSYTYACSASAFEQDIATARTFGFLHEVEALWARGLGKGGTLDNTVILSKDGVVNESGLRFQNEFVRHKVLDLIGDIALLGFPFIGHIVAERSGHAMHTRLVEQILAQRDKWALITGEHAVAASESRSPLGLLRPAPSLAI; encoded by the coding sequence GTGCGGTTTCAGCAAACGATCGGATCACCAGTTTCATGTTCGGGTGTCGGGCTCCACTCAGGCCAACCGGTCACGCTGACACTCCGCCCAGCTCCCCCTAATACCGGAATCGTGTTTGTCTATCGCAACGGATCGGAGGAAACCCTCCTCCCGGCTGCGGTCTCAAATAAAGTACCGACCGAGCTCTGCACGGCCATCAGCGTCAACGGCCGTCAAGTGAAGACCATCGAACACCTCCTGTCGGCTTTGGTCGGCATGGAAGTCGACAACGTGTACGCAGAAGTCGATGCAGGGGAAGTCCCCGTGCTGGATGGCAGCGCGAGCCCCTTCGTGCGATTGATTCGTGCGGCCGGCGTGATCCCCCAGACCCGTCGCCAATCGTATGTGAAAATCACGCAACCCATTGAGGTTGTTGATGGAGCACGCCGAGTCAGAATCGAGCCGTCTTCCACCCCGAAGATCACGTACTCCATTCACTACGATCATCCATTGATCCAAACCCAGTCCTACACCTATGCCTGCTCCGCCTCGGCTTTTGAGCAGGATATTGCAACGGCTCGCACGTTTGGATTTTTGCACGAAGTCGAAGCCCTGTGGGCCAGAGGCCTCGGAAAAGGCGGGACACTGGACAACACCGTGATTCTGTCCAAAGACGGTGTCGTGAATGAATCGGGCCTGCGCTTCCAGAACGAGTTCGTCCGCCACAAGGTCCTGGACTTGATCGGCGATATCGCGCTTCTCGGCTTCCCGTTCATCGGCCATATCGTTGCGGAACGATCAGGTCATGCCATGCACACCAGACTCGTTGAGCAAATCCTGGCTCAGCGCGACAAATGGGCCCTCATCACCGGGGAACATGCAGTCGCGGCATCCGAATCTCGCTCTCCGCTCGGGCTCCTTCGCCCCGCACCATCCCTCGCGATCTAA
- a CDS encoding winged helix-turn-helix domain-containing protein has product MEELTDILVGLEQRISAYRNRYQELEKKRRRLDDEIAMIKKYLELAETLYRVEADKAKLASLSSQIITDEKGIRPLPVTDVTDQSREILLGKSKYVGKSVPEAAYQILREASRPMHAKELLQRLLEGGLQIKGKTPLTSVATSLKRDKRFQKVGPNTFAVMTQELTAVV; this is encoded by the coding sequence GTGGAAGAATTGACCGACATTCTGGTGGGCTTGGAGCAGCGGATCAGCGCCTATCGGAATCGCTACCAGGAGCTTGAGAAAAAGCGGCGTCGGCTCGACGACGAAATCGCGATGATCAAGAAATACCTGGAGCTGGCGGAAACGCTGTATCGCGTTGAAGCCGACAAGGCCAAGCTGGCGAGCCTCTCCAGTCAGATTATTACCGATGAAAAAGGTATTCGACCTCTCCCTGTGACCGATGTCACGGACCAATCGCGTGAAATCCTGCTCGGCAAAAGCAAGTATGTCGGAAAGAGCGTCCCGGAGGCTGCCTATCAGATTCTCCGCGAAGCCAGCCGGCCGATGCATGCCAAGGAGCTCTTGCAGCGCCTCCTGGAGGGCGGTTTGCAGATCAAGGGTAAGACACCATTGACGTCTGTGGCGACATCATTAAAGCGGGATAAGCGATTCCAGAAAGTCGGACCGAACACGTTTGCGGTGATGACCCAGGAGTTAACGGCAGTAGTGTAA
- a CDS encoding inositol monophosphatase family protein, translating into MQTSDRPSPEDCSSFLATAIRAAEAAGTVLLEHARSGFRIDYKAAINLVTDADRGAEESIVCTILSAHPSHRILAEERGEDGATDSPYRWIIDPLDGTTNFAHGFPFYSVSIGLECDGECIVGVVLDPVRRELFTAVLGQGAYLNGERLRVSTIETLEHSLLVTGFAYNIRETTDNNLDHFSRISLRAQGVRRTGSAALDLSYVAAGRFDGYWEVKLSPWDMAAGVVILREAGGVVSGFSRDRFSLYGQELVATNGHIHEHLLRAINQHPDPH; encoded by the coding sequence ATGCAGACCTCTGATCGTCCCTCTCCAGAAGATTGCTCCTCATTTCTTGCGACCGCGATCCGAGCGGCCGAAGCAGCCGGAACCGTGCTCCTGGAGCATGCCCGCTCCGGATTTCGCATCGACTATAAGGCGGCCATCAATCTTGTGACCGATGCGGATCGAGGCGCGGAAGAAAGCATCGTGTGCACCATTCTCTCCGCCCACCCGTCCCATCGGATCCTTGCCGAGGAACGCGGGGAGGATGGGGCCACGGACTCCCCATATCGATGGATTATCGATCCTCTGGACGGCACCACCAACTTCGCCCATGGATTCCCGTTTTACTCCGTCTCGATCGGCCTGGAATGTGACGGGGAATGCATCGTGGGTGTCGTGCTGGACCCGGTTCGCCGGGAGTTATTCACCGCTGTTCTGGGGCAAGGCGCGTACCTGAACGGCGAGCGCCTTCGCGTGTCGACGATTGAGACGCTTGAGCACTCGCTGCTGGTCACCGGCTTCGCGTACAACATCCGTGAGACCACCGACAATAATCTCGACCACTTTTCCCGCATCTCACTCCGCGCACAAGGCGTCCGCCGCACCGGTTCAGCCGCATTGGATCTCAGCTATGTGGCAGCCGGCCGATTCGACGGGTATTGGGAAGTGAAGCTGAGTCCATGGGACATGGCCGCCGGCGTTGTGATTCTCCGGGAGGCCGGGGGAGTCGTGTCAGGCTTCAGCAGGGACCGATTTTCATTGTACGGACAGGAGCTTGTCGCCACTAACGGGCACATTCACGAGCACTTGCTTCGCGCCATCAATCAGCACCCCGATCCTCACTGA
- a CDS encoding arsenosugar biosynthesis-associated peroxidase-like protein: MDCYYHSKDLGKFGDMGKGNPVLWEKFMSYYSAVFAEGALTEREKALIALGVAHAVQCPYCIDAYTQACLEKGSNTEEMTEAVHVACAIRGGASLVHGVQMRNVTEKLSM; encoded by the coding sequence ATGGACTGTTATTACCATTCGAAGGATCTCGGCAAATTCGGAGACATGGGGAAGGGCAACCCGGTGCTGTGGGAAAAGTTCATGAGTTATTACAGCGCCGTCTTCGCGGAAGGGGCGCTGACGGAACGGGAGAAAGCGCTGATTGCGCTCGGCGTGGCCCATGCCGTGCAATGCCCGTACTGCATCGATGCCTACACACAGGCCTGCTTGGAAAAGGGATCGAATACCGAAGAAATGACCGAAGCCGTCCATGTCGCCTGCGCGATCCGCGGCGGAGCGTCACTCGTACACGGCGTGCAGATGCGAAACGTCACTGAGAAGCTGTCGATGTAG